From Bacillus sp. FSL K6-3431, the proteins below share one genomic window:
- a CDS encoding DUF6470 family protein, with the protein MQIPHIRMQSQSAQLAIQSRPAFQSIQQPKADLQIKQQQATMTIRTTPGKLTIDQTQAWEEMGIKSVFRSTQENTQKAKQAVLQGIARVSREGDEMLQSLKGRNVAADQAARKANPPPSETYITYIPSNFSVKTHYQPGKTDIRFQENKPLIQVRTQKPIISYHPGDVDFSLKQRNNLKIDFVK; encoded by the coding sequence ATGCAAATTCCTCACATTCGCATGCAGTCGCAATCTGCACAATTGGCTATTCAATCCAGGCCAGCGTTTCAATCAATCCAGCAACCGAAAGCGGATTTGCAAATTAAGCAACAGCAAGCGACGATGACGATTAGGACAACACCTGGAAAACTAACGATTGATCAAACGCAAGCATGGGAAGAGATGGGGATTAAAAGTGTATTTCGAAGTACACAGGAAAATACACAAAAAGCAAAACAAGCCGTTTTACAAGGGATCGCAAGGGTATCAAGGGAAGGTGATGAAATGCTACAATCTTTAAAAGGTAGAAATGTCGCCGCTGACCAAGCTGCACGAAAGGCAAATCCACCACCTTCAGAAACATATATTACTTACATCCCTTCCAACTTTTCAGTTAAAACACATTATCAGCCTGGGAAAACCGATATTCGTTTTCAAGAAAACAAACCGCTGATCCAAGTTCGAACACAAAAACCAATTATTTCTTATCATCCTGGGGATGTCGATTTTTCCTTAAAACAACGTAATAACTTGAAAATTGATTTTGTAAAATAA
- a CDS encoding type II toxin-antitoxin system RelE family toxin, with product MKIFIENIYRLRVGDLRILYRIENNELIIFVLETSYRGVYINKK from the coding sequence TTGAAAATATTTATCGAAAATATTTATCGATTAAGAGTAGGTGATTTGCGGATACTATATAGAATTGAAAATAATGAGCTAATTATCTTTGTTTTAGAAACCAGTTACAGAGGGGTGTATATAAATAAGAAATGA
- the fliW gene encoding flagellar assembly protein FliW, which produces MNIQTKYHGEVEITEETILYFEKGIPGFADEKKFTLLPLPEQTFVTVLQSVETPALAFVIADPYSFYEKYDFALDDTTVELLQINRAEDVSAFVILTVHDPFETSTANFAAPIIVNVKNNHAKQVILNDEKYKSKHPLFGLPAKG; this is translated from the coding sequence ATGAATATTCAAACGAAATATCATGGTGAAGTCGAAATCACCGAAGAAACAATTTTATATTTTGAAAAAGGTATTCCGGGATTTGCAGACGAGAAGAAATTTACCTTACTCCCTTTGCCTGAACAAACCTTTGTTACTGTCTTACAGTCGGTCGAAACACCTGCACTCGCTTTTGTCATTGCCGATCCATATAGCTTTTATGAAAAATATGACTTTGCATTAGATGACACGACAGTTGAACTATTGCAAATTAATAGGGCAGAAGATGTAAGTGCATTCGTAATTTTAACTGTGCATGACCCATTTGAAACGAGCACAGCAAACTTCGCCGCGCCGATCATCGTCAATGTAAAAAACAATCATGCGAAGCAAGTCATTTTAAATGATGAAAAATACAAATCAAAACACCCGCTCTTTGGGCTGCCGGCAAAGGGGTGA
- a CDS encoding transposase, whose protein sequence is MVVDSTAITVGNCGLQWTVFHGERSGIKLHVSFTPETNMPLKLIETVGLKHDGPVGEGIAYKRFVLVEDRAYFKIKRIDKFILDGQNFVIRVK, encoded by the coding sequence TTGGTTGTTGATTCAACGGCAATTACCGTCGGTAATTGTGGTCTGCAGTGGACGGTTTTTCACGGTGAGCGTTCTGGCATTAAGCTCCATGTTAGCTTTACGCCAGAAACAAATATGCCTTTGAAACTCATTGAGACTGTAGGTCTGAAACATGACGGTCCTGTCGGGGAAGGGATAGCATACAAGCGATTTGTACTCGTAGAAGATCGAGCTTATTTTAAAATTAAGCGCATCGACAAGTTTATTTTGGACGGTCAGAATTTTGTTATCCGTGTAAAGTAA
- a CDS encoding type II toxin-antitoxin system RelE family toxin: MYKIIFSKKSNKFITKQDKNTKIRIKENLLKLAENPYDARLNDIKPLKGFENIYRKYLSIKSR; this comes from the coding sequence ATGTATAAAATAATTTTTTCAAAAAAATCAAATAAATTTATTACTAAACAAGATAAAAATACAAAGATTAGAATAAAAGAAAACTTGTTAAAACTAGCCGAAAACCCTTATGACGCACGTTTAAACGATATTAAACCATTAAAAGGTTTTGAAAATATTTATCGAAAATATTTATCGATTAAGAGTAGGTGA
- a CDS encoding putative holin-like toxin yields MVTYEAMNMLFQFGIFLATVATAVIAMIALYTNRKK; encoded by the coding sequence ATGGTGACTTATGAAGCAATGAATATGCTTTTCCAATTTGGAATATTCCTAGCAACAGTTGCAACTGCAGTCATAGCGATGATTGCTTTATACACCAATAGAAAAAAGTAA
- a CDS encoding TetR/AcrR family transcriptional regulator, producing the protein MTRDKILEAAINQYSLFNYHGATMRKIAEEVDIKPASIYFFFKNKEELFVAAFQMLLEKHLIQMKRILNEASDKSILEIFHSLLIGTVDYHKKNMHETNAYISLITSPPTEINRFLQEHMKNFDYWLIDSLTDLIKRDKPSISDQEASTITKQFLLLMDGVFWEINLYDEEELCEQIYHALHIIAILLGGYEHEK; encoded by the coding sequence TTGACTAGAGACAAAATTTTGGAAGCGGCTATTAACCAATATTCGCTATTTAATTACCATGGGGCTACTATGAGAAAAATTGCAGAGGAAGTGGATATTAAACCTGCCTCTATCTATTTTTTCTTTAAAAATAAAGAAGAATTATTCGTTGCAGCGTTTCAAATGCTCTTAGAAAAGCATCTCATACAGATGAAAAGAATTTTAAATGAAGCTAGCGACAAGTCAATTTTGGAAATATTCCATTCCTTATTGATCGGGACTGTTGATTATCATAAAAAAAATATGCATGAGACCAATGCTTATATCTCGCTAATCACTTCTCCTCCAACCGAAATAAATCGATTTCTACAAGAGCATATGAAAAATTTTGATTATTGGCTTATCGATTCTCTAACTGACTTAATTAAACGGGACAAGCCATCTATATCTGATCAAGAAGCGAGTACCATTACGAAACAGTTCCTTCTTTTAATGGATGGAGTTTTTTGGGAAATTAATTTATATGATGAAGAAGAACTATGTGAGCAAATCTACCATGCTCTTCACATAATAGCGATTTTACTCGGAGGCTATGAACATGAAAAATGA
- the flgL gene encoding flagellar hook-associated protein FlgL yields the protein MRVTDGMMSRNMMNNINQSYSRLNKLFEQAQTQKKISRPSDDPVVAMKGMYYRTNVIEVEQFKRNFSEAHNWIESTDSAIGEATKIMERVRELTTQASNETYDEGQLQSVAEEVAQLKEHMKTLANSKVGDKYIFNGTNTLNAPFKDLNNDLPNFDSDDVSFELAKDVYVPVNMQGEAVFGEGENSIFSMLDKLQTALENGETTGVTSFLDDIDASTNKLLSARAEIGARTNRLEFMEERIDNQEVIAKRIMSDNEDIEFEKVIMEFKAQEAVHQAAMAVGARIIQPTLMDFLR from the coding sequence ATGCGTGTAACTGATGGAATGATGTCAAGAAATATGATGAATAATATTAATCAAAGCTATTCAAGATTAAATAAATTATTTGAACAAGCACAGACACAAAAAAAGATCTCAAGACCTTCTGATGATCCTGTGGTTGCGATGAAGGGGATGTATTACAGAACAAATGTAATTGAAGTCGAACAATTTAAACGAAACTTCTCTGAGGCACATAATTGGATTGAATCGACGGATTCAGCGATTGGCGAAGCGACGAAAATTATGGAACGAGTGCGTGAGCTTACTACCCAGGCCAGTAATGAAACATATGATGAAGGGCAATTACAATCTGTAGCTGAAGAAGTAGCACAATTAAAAGAACATATGAAAACTCTTGCTAACTCTAAGGTTGGAGATAAATATATTTTTAATGGAACGAATACATTAAATGCACCATTTAAAGATTTAAATAATGATTTACCTAATTTCGACTCCGATGATGTTAGTTTTGAACTGGCAAAAGACGTTTATGTACCTGTAAACATGCAGGGTGAAGCTGTTTTTGGGGAAGGTGAAAACAGCATCTTCAGTATGCTAGATAAACTGCAAACTGCCCTTGAAAATGGTGAAACAACAGGAGTTACTTCTTTCCTTGATGATATCGATGCGAGTACAAATAAGTTATTATCTGCCCGGGCGGAAATTGGAGCTCGTACAAACCGTCTTGAATTTATGGAAGAACGTATAGATAATCAAGAAGTTATTGCAAAACGAATCATGTCAGACAATGAGGATATTGAATTCGAAAAAGTTATCATGGAATTTAAAGCACAAGAAGCAGTCCACCAAGCTGCAATGGCCGTTGGAGCTAGAATCATCCAGCCGACATTGATGGACTTTTTAAGATAA
- the csrA gene encoding carbon storage regulator CsrA — protein MLVLTRKKGESIQIGNDIEITITSIKGDQVKIGIDAPKNIEIHRKEVWLDIQNENTVASEEVTDLFTILSKAKKQ, from the coding sequence ATGCTCGTATTAACAAGAAAAAAAGGCGAATCAATCCAAATAGGCAACGACATCGAAATCACCATCACATCCATTAAAGGCGACCAAGTAAAAATCGGCATCGATGCACCAAAAAACATCGAAATCCATCGTAAGGAAGTATGGCTCGACATCCAAAATGAAAACACCGTAGCATCTGAAGAAGTCACCGATTTATTCACAATCCTATCAAAGGCAAAAAAACAATAA
- a CDS encoding hydantoinase/oxoprolinase family protein: MIRLGIDVGGTNTDGVILNDANEVLGSAKTATTKDIFSGIQMTIKSLLAETKINVKEIKVATLGTTHCTNAIVERKSLNKVGIVRICLPSGTTVPPLLGWPNDLVEKLHAKTVLIHGGYEFNGIPIADLDYDELKNAVDQFRGQVDSIAISGVFSPVLGDQEKEVAAYFEKELPNIPVSISSEIGSIGLIERENATILNAALMTTISHVSNGFKRALQAANIHANIFFGQNDGTLMTNEYAQKYPIYTIACGPTNSIRGAAHLSKEPNAIVVDIGGTTTDIGVLANNFPRQTSLAVEVGGVRTNYRMPDIYSIGFGGGTRVYLQEDSWTIGPESVGYQLTEKGIVFGGTELTTTDVAIGAGYMEIENTDVSRLESIPCEKIYPDFVTLIEKAIDRMKTSAEDLPVVLVGGGASLIPKTLKGASRVIRPKHAQVANAIGAALGDISGTVERIYSLENQSYQEVMEEAKSEAIEEAINAGANPDKVEIILLEDFALAYLPGNALLVRVKAAGPLAL; the protein is encoded by the coding sequence ATGATACGACTTGGAATTGACGTAGGAGGCACAAATACGGATGGCGTTATTCTCAATGATGCCAATGAAGTATTAGGAAGTGCAAAGACAGCAACAACAAAGGATATTTTTTCAGGCATTCAAATGACAATAAAAAGCCTTCTTGCGGAAACGAAAATAAATGTGAAAGAAATAAAAGTAGCCACTCTTGGGACAACACATTGTACAAATGCGATCGTGGAAAGGAAATCATTGAACAAGGTCGGAATTGTACGGATTTGTTTACCTTCTGGAACTACTGTCCCTCCTTTACTTGGCTGGCCAAATGATTTAGTTGAAAAGCTTCATGCAAAAACAGTGCTTATTCATGGCGGTTACGAATTCAACGGCATACCAATCGCAGATCTAGATTATGATGAGTTAAAAAACGCCGTAGATCAATTCCGTGGCCAAGTGGACTCAATTGCCATTTCCGGTGTTTTTTCCCCAGTCCTTGGTGATCAGGAAAAAGAGGTAGCCGCATACTTTGAAAAAGAATTGCCGAATATCCCTGTGTCCATTTCAAGTGAAATTGGCTCAATCGGTTTAATCGAACGAGAAAATGCGACAATATTAAATGCTGCCTTAATGACAACGATTAGTCATGTTTCCAATGGCTTTAAACGCGCATTGCAAGCCGCAAACATTCATGCAAATATTTTCTTTGGCCAAAATGATGGGACTTTAATGACAAATGAATATGCACAAAAATATCCGATTTATACAATCGCATGTGGGCCGACAAACTCTATTCGGGGTGCGGCACATTTATCTAAAGAACCAAATGCCATTGTCGTTGATATTGGTGGAACAACTACAGATATCGGTGTGCTAGCAAATAATTTCCCTCGGCAAACTTCACTTGCTGTAGAAGTAGGCGGCGTACGTACGAACTACCGGATGCCCGATATATACTCGATTGGCTTCGGAGGAGGAACCCGTGTATATCTTCAAGAAGATTCTTGGACAATTGGACCTGAAAGTGTTGGCTATCAATTAACTGAAAAAGGCATCGTTTTTGGTGGCACTGAATTAACTACAACAGATGTCGCCATTGGTGCAGGGTATATGGAGATTGAAAATACGGATGTATCACGACTAGAATCGATCCCTTGCGAAAAAATTTATCCGGACTTCGTAACCTTAATTGAAAAAGCCATTGATCGCATGAAAACAAGTGCTGAAGATCTGCCAGTCGTACTTGTCGGTGGTGGAGCATCACTCATACCTAAAACATTAAAAGGAGCAAGCCGTGTCATTCGACCTAAACATGCCCAAGTCGCTAACGCAATCGGTGCAGCACTTGGAGATATAAGCGGGACAGTCGAGCGCATCTACTCTTTAGAAAATCAGAGTTATCAAGAAGTAATGGAAGAAGCAAAATCCGAAGCTATCGAGGAAGCAATCAATGCTGGTGCAAATCCAGATAAGGTTGAGATTATTCTACTAGAAGACTTTGCACTTGCCTACTTACCTGGTAATGCGTTACTGGTGAGGGTTAAAGCGGCGGGACCGCTGGCACTTTAA
- a CDS encoding type II toxin-antitoxin system RnlB family antitoxin — protein sequence MGNVSIKILNDDPTYFALLTTLDISSPIDLLKSIENTFKCSGKILVDNILHSGNNSDRFLEFQCKDGKIDYNSPNYVQIERKSELRVMANSTLREYPYILWNTRF from the coding sequence ATGGGAAATGTCTCGATAAAAATTTTAAATGACGATCCTACTTATTTTGCTCTTCTAACAACTCTAGATATCTCTAGTCCCATAGATTTATTGAAAAGTATAGAAAATACATTTAAGTGTTCAGGGAAAATTTTAGTTGATAACATTCTGCATTCAGGGAACAATTCGGATCGATTTTTAGAGTTTCAGTGTAAGGATGGAAAGATTGATTATAATTCTCCTAATTATGTACAAATTGAGAGAAAAAGTGAACTAAGAGTAATGGCCAATAGTACTTTGAGAGAATATCCATATATATTGTGGAACACTCGATTTTAA
- a CDS encoding cytosine permease has product MKNDYAREVVPLNERKKWFSISLVWIAVGIDLSAMLFGAELGNGMTFNDALFSVIIGSAILGVLAAFCAYVGAVTGLSTSMISRFTFGISGAKFVSFFIAISLLGWFGVQAGFFAENAFVAIEGSIGLSVPIPLLAGIGGILMMTTAIIGYRAIEKLSSWSVPLLLILVILAVILAVNKFGLSELSAPVDNIFSIGMAISLVISIFVVGAVISPDVSRWARTRKDAVLASFFGFFFGNSFMIIVAMILSRIMDESSLTTIMITVGLGIPGILVLILAQWTTNTSNAYSSGLSLSVIFTRTNKGVLTLIAGAVGTLLAVLGIYDHFINFLTIMTMFIAPIGGVYTASYYIGGKKLFDSVNDQSFKFLPLLAWALGSLISWLTMEGPIGLEVFTLTTISSLDSFLIAFISQSIFLLFYKQRMQKGVY; this is encoded by the coding sequence ATGAAAAATGATTACGCAAGAGAAGTTGTCCCATTGAATGAAAGAAAAAAGTGGTTTTCTATTAGTTTGGTCTGGATTGCTGTAGGAATCGATTTGTCTGCCATGCTGTTCGGGGCTGAACTAGGAAACGGCATGACATTTAATGATGCATTGTTTTCAGTGATTATCGGATCAGCTATTTTAGGAGTACTTGCTGCATTTTGTGCGTATGTCGGCGCGGTTACTGGATTATCGACCTCTATGATCTCCCGTTTTACTTTTGGTATATCTGGAGCAAAGTTTGTTTCCTTTTTCATCGCTATTTCTTTACTTGGTTGGTTTGGCGTTCAAGCAGGTTTTTTCGCAGAAAATGCTTTTGTTGCCATTGAAGGATCCATTGGTTTAAGTGTCCCCATTCCTCTACTTGCAGGTATTGGCGGAATATTGATGATGACGACTGCCATCATTGGCTATAGAGCAATTGAAAAACTAAGTTCATGGTCTGTGCCATTATTACTTATATTAGTTATTCTCGCTGTTATTTTAGCTGTTAATAAGTTTGGACTAAGCGAACTAAGTGCACCTGTAGACAATATTTTTTCTATAGGCATGGCGATCTCACTCGTAATTAGCATATTTGTTGTTGGCGCGGTTATTTCTCCTGATGTATCTAGATGGGCTCGGACGAGAAAGGATGCAGTTTTAGCATCATTTTTTGGCTTTTTCTTTGGAAATAGCTTCATGATTATTGTGGCAATGATTTTATCGCGGATCATGGATGAAAGCAGTTTGACTACTATTATGATTACAGTGGGATTAGGAATTCCAGGCATTTTAGTTTTGATCCTTGCACAGTGGACAACGAATACAAGCAATGCATACTCTTCTGGTTTAAGTCTTTCCGTCATTTTCACGCGGACAAATAAAGGAGTACTTACACTCATTGCTGGAGCAGTTGGCACACTGCTAGCTGTGCTGGGTATTTATGATCACTTCATCAATTTCTTGACGATTATGACAATGTTTATCGCACCAATAGGTGGTGTATACACTGCTTCATATTATATTGGGGGCAAGAAACTATTTGACAGTGTGAACGATCAATCATTTAAATTTCTGCCTCTCCTTGCATGGGCACTTGGATCATTGATTAGTTGGCTTACAATGGAAGGCCCGATTGGATTGGAAGTTTTCACCCTTACAACCATTTCATCGTTAGATAGTTTTTTAATTGCCTTTATTTCACAATCTATATTCTTACTATTCTATAAACAACGCATGCAAAAAGGAGTTTATTAA
- a CDS encoding DUF917 domain-containing protein has product MKWLNEEDIENIAVGAAVLGTGGGGDPYIGKMMALSAIQKYGPVKVITVDELEDNQWVLPASGMGSPSVLVEKIPSFEQLAAPLKAFEKASGKRTDVVMPIEIGGVNSLIPVAVAAMMRIPILDGDAMGRAFPEAQMVTFHLDGLQPEFVTLGDEQGNVVTIEPANGHWSEKLARNITVAMGGSSIVCDYGITGAQAKKSVIPGTLTLARQIGALLKEQRTAAIHPIVQMLDILDGYQLFKGKAVLIKRGVQGGFTRGEANFDGTDHDENKTCTLFFQNEHLLAEIDGKPIAMAPDLIAVLDEETGMPITTEGLKYGARVVIVAFPANEKWRTKIGIETAGPRYFNYPYDYVPLETLVKEQSPR; this is encoded by the coding sequence ATGAAGTGGTTAAATGAAGAAGATATTGAGAATATTGCAGTTGGTGCTGCAGTACTTGGCACTGGCGGAGGCGGAGATCCGTATATCGGTAAAATGATGGCCTTGTCTGCGATACAAAAATACGGTCCAGTTAAAGTAATTACAGTAGATGAACTAGAGGATAATCAATGGGTATTGCCTGCTTCTGGAATGGGATCACCTAGTGTCCTTGTTGAAAAGATTCCTTCATTTGAACAGTTAGCGGCTCCTCTCAAAGCTTTTGAAAAAGCATCCGGAAAAAGAACAGATGTGGTGATGCCGATCGAAATTGGCGGAGTTAATTCATTGATCCCAGTTGCTGTTGCAGCAATGATGAGAATCCCAATTTTAGATGGGGACGCCATGGGACGAGCTTTTCCCGAGGCCCAAATGGTTACTTTCCATTTGGATGGCCTCCAACCAGAGTTCGTTACGCTTGGAGATGAACAAGGAAACGTTGTAACCATTGAACCCGCAAACGGTCATTGGAGCGAAAAGCTTGCTCGTAATATAACGGTCGCAATGGGCGGCTCTTCCATTGTTTGTGACTATGGTATCACAGGTGCTCAAGCGAAAAAAAGCGTCATTCCAGGCACTTTAACTTTAGCGAGACAAATCGGAGCTTTATTAAAAGAACAAAGAACTGCAGCTATTCATCCTATTGTTCAAATGCTCGACATTCTGGATGGTTACCAATTATTTAAAGGAAAAGCCGTGCTAATTAAAAGAGGCGTCCAAGGTGGGTTTACACGAGGCGAAGCAAACTTTGACGGTACGGATCATGATGAAAATAAAACATGCACATTATTTTTCCAAAACGAACATCTTTTAGCAGAAATAGACGGCAAACCAATTGCCATGGCACCAGACTTAATTGCTGTCTTGGATGAAGAAACTGGAATGCCTATTACAACAGAAGGCTTGAAATATGGAGCAAGGGTTGTTATTGTAGCCTTCCCAGCTAACGAAAAGTGGCGGACGAAGATTGGAATTGAAACGGCTGGTCCGCGCTACTTCAATTATCCGTATGATTATGTACCATTAGAAACCTTAGTAAAGGAGCAATCACCTAGATGA
- a CDS encoding flagellin N-terminal helical domain-containing protein has protein sequence MIINHNIAALNTHRQLGAANGAQGKSMEKLASGLRINRAGDDAAGLAISEKMRAQVKGLDQASRNAQDGISMIQTAEGALNETHDILQRMRELSVQAGNDTNAESDRTEIQKEINQLTSEINRISNTTEFNTKKLLNGGKEDLAVTTATAGVAAAAEVVEVAGVSTVDLTALTTGQTITIDGKEIAFNTDFDTTLADIQADVDLAARYDIAATGSVITFTQKAGNASTTPTQIASSNATVEGTATKVTDGVVGKAAVTEVAGKFEFNLDISSLQDGQKVKVGIEEFTFKADGTGDFKDVTELATAIEDKGVYTAVGTVADGKIVLTQATGAESANVAKVSLSAAGQAGNGFTATLQIGANKNQTMQLDVNDMSAAALKLVNETVTTGLEVTNGTNNNPVGSALNVLTHENAADSIKVINNAIESVSAERSKLGAFQNRLEHTINNLGTSSENLTAAESRIRDVDMAKEIMEQTKNSILSQAAQAMLAQANQAPQGVLQLLR, from the coding sequence ATGATTATCAATCACAACATCGCGGCGCTTAACACGCACCGTCAACTAGGTGCTGCTAACGGCGCACAAGGTAAATCAATGGAGAAATTGGCTTCTGGTCTTCGTATTAACCGTGCTGGTGACGATGCTGCTGGACTAGCTATTTCTGAAAAAATGAGAGCGCAAGTAAAAGGGTTGGACCAAGCTTCACGTAATGCTCAAGATGGCATTTCTATGATTCAAACTGCTGAAGGAGCTTTAAATGAAACACATGATATCCTTCAACGTATGCGTGAATTGTCTGTACAAGCAGGAAACGACACCAACGCCGAAAGCGACCGTACAGAAATCCAAAAAGAAATTAACCAATTAACTTCTGAAATCAACCGCATTTCAAATACGACTGAATTTAACACAAAAAAACTTTTGAACGGTGGTAAAGAAGATCTTGCAGTAACGACAGCAACTGCGGGTGTAGCAGCAGCAGCAGAGGTTGTTGAAGTTGCAGGTGTATCGACTGTTGATTTAACTGCTTTAACTACTGGTCAAACTATCACAATTGATGGAAAAGAAATTGCTTTTAATACAGATTTTGATACTACTCTAGCTGATATCCAAGCAGATGTTGATCTTGCTGCTAGATATGATATTGCAGCTACTGGTAGCGTAATCACATTCACTCAAAAAGCTGGAAATGCTTCAACTACACCGACGCAAATTGCTAGTTCAAATGCGACCGTAGAAGGGACAGCAACTAAAGTAACAGATGGTGTTGTTGGAAAAGCGGCAGTTACAGAAGTAGCGGGTAAGTTTGAGTTTAACCTAGATATATCTTCACTTCAAGATGGTCAAAAGGTTAAAGTAGGTATCGAAGAATTTACCTTTAAAGCAGATGGTACGGGTGATTTTAAAGATGTAACTGAATTAGCGACTGCAATTGAAGATAAAGGTGTTTATACTGCAGTAGGTACAGTTGCTGATGGGAAAATTGTTTTAACTCAGGCAACAGGAGCTGAATCAGCAAATGTGGCGAAAGTTTCTCTGTCAGCAGCTGGCCAAGCAGGTAATGGCTTCACGGCTACATTGCAAATTGGTGCAAACAAAAATCAAACAATGCAATTAGATGTTAATGATATGAGTGCAGCAGCACTTAAATTGGTTAATGAAACTGTAACAACTGGATTAGAAGTTACAAATGGTACAAACAATAATCCAGTAGGTAGTGCATTAAATGTATTGACTCATGAAAATGCAGCAGATTCAATTAAAGTAATCAATAATGCAATCGAATCAGTTTCTGCTGAACGTTCTAAACTTGGTGCATTCCAAAATCGCCTAGAGCACACAATCAACAACTTAGGAACTTCTTCTGAAAACCTAACTGCTGCAGAATCACGTATAAGAGACGTCGATATGGCGAAAGAGATTATGGAGCAAACGAAAAACTCTATTCTTTCTCAAGCAGCTCAAGCTATGCTTGCACAAGCGAACCAAGCTCCTCAGGGAGTATTGCAGTTACTTCGATAA